Below is a genomic region from Methylobacterium sp. FF17.
GCCCAGCGCGATGCCCGCGAAGGCACCCGCCACCTCGTTGACCTGGAAGGCCCGCGCGGTGCCGACCCCGTGGGCGGCGAGCCCGGCCGCGAAGCCGCGTGCACGCATGTCCCGGATGCGCAGGGCGTTCATCAGGGGGGTCACCAGGATGCCGCCTGTCATGCCGGTGAGCATCACGATCACCGCCGCCAGGGTCGGGTCGCCGCCGAGCGTCTGCGCGATGCCCATGGCGACGCCGGTGGTGACGGATTTTGGCGCCAGCGAGACGATGATGTCGCGGGGGATCCCGAAGGCACGCCCCAGGAGCAGCGCCGAGGTCAGCGCCACCACCGACCCGACCACCAGGGCGGCCAGCATCGGTGCCAGGGCGCGCAGGACCGTGGCGCGATACTCGTAGAGCGGGATCGCCAGGGCCACGGTGGCGGGCCCGAGCAGGAAGTGGACGAACTGCGCCCCCTCGAAATACGTCGCGTAGGGGGTCTTCGTCGTCTCCAGAACGGTGGCGGTGAGGGCGATCGCGATCAGCACCGGATTCGCGAGGGGGTGGCGCCGCGTCGCCTGCGCGATCCGGTCGGCGATCACGTAGGCCAGCAGGGTCACGGTCAACCACAGCAGCGGCGTGCGCGAGAGATAGACCCAGACCGCGAAGTCTCCGGTCATGGGCGTGCCTCGGGCCCGGAATCCTGCCGAGCGTCGGGCTTGGCCTTGGCGAGCCAGCGCGAGACCGCCACGAAGGTCAGCGCGGTGGCGGCCAGCGTCGTCAGCGTCGAGACCAGGACGATCACGGCCAGCGCCACTCCGTGCACCGCGAGCACGTCGAGGCGTCCGACGATGCCCGCCCCCGCCGGCACGAACATCAGCGACAGGTTGGCGAGCAGGCCCTTGCCGGTGCCCTCCAGGCGCCCGTCCACCAGGGCCGGCGCCA
It encodes:
- a CDS encoding CidA/LrgA family protein codes for the protein MILCLTLILLAQLIGEALARATGLPLPGPLIGMALLLLFLVLRDRAPRLAPRVLAPALVDGRLEGTGKGLLANLSLMFVPAGAGIVGRLDVLAVHGVALAVIVLVSTLTTLAATALTFVAVSRWLAKAKPDARQDSGPEARP
- a CDS encoding LrgB family protein; this translates as MTGDFAVWVYLSRTPLLWLTVTLLAYVIADRIAQATRRHPLANPVLIAIALTATVLETTKTPYATYFEGAQFVHFLLGPATVALAIPLYEYRATVLRALAPMLAALVVGSVVALTSALLLGRAFGIPRDIIVSLAPKSVTTGVAMGIAQTLGGDPTLAAVIVMLTGMTGGILVTPLMNALRIRDMRARGFAAGLAAHGVGTARAFQVNEVAGAFAGIALGFNAFLTAILAPLAVTFLR